One window from the genome of Desulforamulus ruminis DSM 2154 encodes:
- a CDS encoding LL-diaminopimelate aminotransferase, producing the protein MKLARRMEALTPGIFMEMARAKDEVEQTGVKVINLGVGSPDLPPAPHIIEALRQGVDNPLNYRYPLGGKIELHRALAHWYQQRFNVVVDPETEVLTLMGSQDGLAHIAMAFINPGDIALVPDPGYPIYAASILLAEGELYPMPLLASNRFLPDFETIPPQIAQRARMMTLNYPNNPVAASADREFFVRAVEFARRHHIVLCHDVAYAELAYDGFRPMSFLEVPGAKEVGIEFYSLSKTYNMAGCRIGFAIGNPEVLEALDRIKSNIDYGVFAAVQQAGIAALSGPQECVAETAAIYQRRRDILVEGLGKLGWSMPKPQASMFVWAPLPGGYTSSKDFSLELLKKTGVLVIPGKAFGDRGEGYVRIALVQREQDLMEAVERIGSGFRLD; encoded by the coding sequence ATGAAGCTGGCGAGGAGAATGGAAGCATTGACTCCGGGAATTTTTATGGAAATGGCCCGGGCCAAGGACGAAGTGGAACAAACCGGAGTAAAAGTGATTAATTTGGGAGTGGGGAGTCCGGATTTACCCCCTGCCCCCCATATTATTGAAGCCCTTCGTCAAGGGGTGGATAATCCCTTAAACTATCGCTATCCCTTAGGGGGTAAAATAGAATTGCACCGGGCTTTGGCCCATTGGTATCAGCAGCGGTTTAACGTTGTAGTGGACCCGGAGACAGAGGTGTTGACCCTGATGGGTTCCCAGGACGGTTTAGCGCATATTGCCATGGCTTTTATCAATCCCGGCGATATTGCACTGGTTCCGGACCCCGGCTACCCCATCTACGCGGCCTCCATATTATTGGCCGAAGGGGAGCTTTATCCCATGCCCTTGCTGGCAAGCAACCGCTTCCTGCCTGATTTTGAAACCATTCCGCCGCAAATTGCCCAAAGAGCCAGAATGATGACCCTTAATTATCCCAACAATCCCGTTGCTGCATCCGCCGACAGGGAGTTTTTTGTACGGGCGGTGGAATTTGCACGCCGGCATCATATTGTGCTTTGTCACGATGTGGCTTATGCGGAGTTGGCCTATGACGGTTTTAGGCCTATGAGCTTTCTGGAGGTTCCCGGGGCCAAGGAAGTGGGCATTGAATTTTATTCCCTTTCTAAAACCTACAATATGGCTGGCTGCCGCATTGGTTTTGCCATTGGCAACCCGGAGGTGCTGGAAGCCCTGGACCGGATTAAGTCCAATATTGACTACGGTGTATTTGCTGCTGTGCAGCAGGCCGGAATTGCCGCCTTATCCGGGCCCCAGGAGTGTGTTGCGGAAACCGCCGCCATCTATCAAAGAAGACGGGATATTTTAGTGGAAGGGCTGGGCAAACTGGGGTGGTCCATGCCTAAACCCCAGGCATCCATGTTTGTGTGGGCGCCTCTTCCCGGCGGCTACACCTCCTCCAAGGATTTTAGCCTGGAACTTTTAAAAAAGACCGGTGTCCTTGTGATTCCCGGCAAAGCCTTTGGCGACCGGGGGGAGGGTTATGTAAGAATCGCTCTGGTACAAAGGGAACAAGATTTAATGGAAGCGGTGGAGAGAATCGGCTCCGGTTTCCGGCTTGACTAG
- a CDS encoding translation initiation factor 2, whose translation MNGNADFQYLQKRILELEEKIEQLRLSRRVLMNLIEKIEKDKSGFVSRLEKENRKLHKDNYRYAQNMLKQNRRIVELQTKLESMLSE comes from the coding sequence TTGAACGGAAATGCGGATTTTCAGTATCTGCAGAAACGGATCCTAGAACTTGAAGAAAAAATTGAACAGCTCCGGTTAAGCCGTCGGGTATTAATGAATTTAATTGAGAAGATTGAAAAGGATAAATCGGGTTTTGTTTCACGGCTGGAAAAGGAAAACCGGAAGCTGCATAAGGATAATTACCGTTATGCCCAAAACATGTTGAAGCAAAACCGGCGGATTGTTGAACTTCAGACCAAGCTGGAAAGTATGTTGAGTGAATGA
- a CDS encoding DUF3842 family protein — translation MRIAVIDGQGGGIGKHLVEKLRKELPESVEVIALGTNALATAAMLRAGANEGATGENAVIFNSSRVDLIVGSLSIVLPNAMLGELTTAMAEAIANSKAEKYLLPLTRSNLHLAGLRGEPMPHLIDELVARIKTLI, via the coding sequence ATGAGAATTGCTGTCATTGATGGGCAGGGTGGAGGAATTGGCAAACATTTAGTAGAAAAGCTTCGTAAGGAACTGCCGGAATCGGTTGAAGTCATCGCCCTGGGTACCAATGCTTTGGCTACTGCGGCCATGCTGAGGGCCGGAGCCAATGAAGGAGCAACCGGTGAAAATGCGGTGATTTTTAATTCATCCCGGGTGGATCTGATTGTGGGAAGTTTAAGTATTGTTTTACCCAATGCCATGCTGGGGGAGTTGACAACGGCCATGGCTGAAGCCATTGCCAACAGTAAAGCGGAAAAATATTTGCTCCCATTAACCCGCAGCAACCTGCATTTGGCAGGTTTGCGGGGTGAGCCCATGCCCCATTTGATTGACGAATTGGTGGCCAGAATCAAAACTTTAATTTAG
- a CDS encoding HDIG domain-containing metalloprotein, with translation MLNRIGQFAHALFSKIGPSEKKYIQTHLNDQEQRLFFSLDRPTQTHCVRVARTCQVMMMAKEMSVRQHELIRAALLHDIGKPANIIRTRHRVFIVLLTLLAPGLLKRILRQPQGWGKLGQAVLAHVQHPDRGAEMAAKIKLPPDIIDLIRHHHQPYRPGEPMELTILRRADELN, from the coding sequence TTGCTAAATCGTATCGGACAATTTGCTCATGCCCTTTTTAGCAAAATAGGACCGTCTGAAAAAAAGTATATTCAGACCCATTTAAATGATCAGGAGCAGCGTCTTTTCTTTAGCCTGGACAGACCCACCCAGACCCATTGTGTCAGGGTTGCCAGAACCTGCCAGGTCATGATGATGGCCAAGGAAATGTCTGTCCGTCAACATGAGCTGATTCGAGCCGCCCTGCTGCATGACATCGGAAAGCCGGCCAACATCATCCGGACCAGGCATAGGGTGTTCATTGTATTGCTAACCCTCCTGGCGCCCGGGCTGTTAAAGAGGATTCTCCGGCAGCCCCAAGGTTGGGGAAAATTGGGGCAGGCCGTTCTGGCCCACGTCCAACACCCGGATCGCGGGGCGGAAATGGCTGCAAAAATAAAGCTTCCCCCGGACATCATTGATCTTATTCGCCATCATCATCAACCCTACCGGCCTGGGGAACCCATGGAATTAACCATTTTACGCCGGGCCGACGAACTAAATTAA
- the cobU gene encoding bifunctional adenosylcobinamide kinase/adenosylcobinamide-phosphate guanylyltransferase gives MEKTKGRLILVLGGSRSGKSQFAEQLAQRLGERLAYLATAPILDEEMSRRVAKHRQRRPERWQTIEEPLQVVEVLESLSKEVDVILLDCLTLWLSNLLLHDNLPEGKNSQSAKEDFILSRVERLGRVMVGSGAHLVVVSNEVGLGLVPDNPLGRLFRDIAGQANQIIARQADEVYWVAAGLPLEIKSRAYQF, from the coding sequence GTGGAAAAAACCAAGGGCAGACTCATCCTGGTTTTGGGAGGTTCTCGCAGCGGCAAAAGTCAGTTTGCCGAACAACTGGCCCAAAGACTGGGAGAAAGGCTTGCTTATCTAGCCACCGCGCCGATCCTAGATGAAGAAATGAGCCGGCGGGTGGCCAAACACCGGCAGAGGCGTCCGGAACGCTGGCAGACAATCGAAGAACCCCTGCAGGTGGTAGAAGTGCTGGAGAGCCTGTCAAAGGAAGTGGATGTGATCCTTCTGGACTGTCTGACCCTGTGGTTGTCCAATTTGCTGCTGCATGACAACCTTCCTGAAGGGAAGAACTCCCAATCGGCAAAGGAAGATTTTATCCTGAGCCGGGTGGAACGTTTGGGGCGGGTAATGGTTGGATCAGGAGCCCACCTGGTTGTGGTTAGCAATGAAGTGGGTCTGGGATTGGTTCCCGACAATCCGTTGGGGCGTTTGTTCAGGGATATCGCCGGTCAGGCCAACCAAATCATAGCCCGGCAGGCAGATGAAGTCTATTGGGTGGCGGCGGGGCTGCCTTTAGAAATCAAGTCCAGGGCCTACCAATTTTGA
- the cobC gene encoding alpha-ribazole phosphatase: MRTRIYLVRHGETDWNSGGKFQGHSDIPLSDKGREQAKRLAKRLKNVDIHGIYSSDLCRARETAEIAAKPHQLTVQTMTDLREINFGGWEGLTYQEITEKFGESYSCWSENPLMTRIPFGESLQDMVDRCSRAMQALILEHPGETLLIVAHGGVIRTIVGTSLGINMNLYWKLKVDHVSLSILEYHGWDKAILELYNETCHINP; the protein is encoded by the coding sequence TTGCGTACCAGAATATATCTGGTTCGTCATGGTGAAACAGACTGGAATTCCGGGGGAAAGTTTCAGGGGCATTCCGACATACCTCTTTCCGACAAGGGGCGTGAACAGGCCAAACGTCTGGCCAAACGCTTAAAGAATGTAGATATTCATGGTATCTACAGCAGTGATCTTTGCCGGGCCCGGGAAACGGCTGAAATTGCGGCTAAACCCCATCAACTGACGGTGCAAACCATGACGGATTTAAGAGAAATTAATTTTGGCGGCTGGGAAGGGCTGACCTACCAGGAGATTACGGAAAAATTCGGGGAAAGTTACTCCTGTTGGTCTGAAAATCCTCTGATGACCCGGATTCCCTTCGGGGAAAGCCTGCAGGATATGGTAGACCGCTGCTCCAGGGCAATGCAGGCCCTGATCCTTGAGCATCCGGGAGAAACCCTTTTGATTGTGGCTCATGGAGGCGTTATTCGCACCATTGTAGGGACTTCCCTGGGCATTAATATGAATTTATATTGGAAATTAAAGGTTGATCACGTCTCCCTTTCCATTCTTGAATATCATGGTTGGGATAAGGCCATTTTAGAATTATATAATGAGACCTGTCATATAAACCCTTAA
- a CDS encoding PadR family transcriptional regulator: MTFPTKKCPCEGGTLTRFIQPVILTTLTDGDDHGYSILLKISTALLWKDSKPDASGLYRTLKDMEERGLVTSYLDTTNTRNIGKRVFSITEAGLECMFKWETTLREYQQGIDEIINNIKLVRIKGKKN; the protein is encoded by the coding sequence ATGACTTTCCCTACCAAAAAATGCCCTTGCGAAGGCGGCACCTTAACAAGGTTTATACAGCCGGTGATTCTTACCACTCTTACCGATGGCGATGATCACGGTTATAGTATTCTGCTGAAGATTTCTACAGCCCTGCTTTGGAAAGATAGCAAGCCGGATGCCTCGGGTCTCTACCGTACCCTTAAAGACATGGAAGAGAGGGGACTTGTAACGTCATATCTTGATACCACCAATACGAGAAATATCGGGAAAAGAGTTTTTTCCATAACTGAAGCTGGTTTGGAATGTATGTTTAAATGGGAAACCACACTTAGAGAGTATCAACAAGGTATTGACGAGATCATTAACAATATTAAGCTGGTTAGAATAAAAGGAAAGAAAAATTGA
- the guaB gene encoding IMP dehydrogenase: MYPEKFAKVGLTFDDVLLVPAASEVLPRLVDTSTYLTGDIQLNIPLMSAGMDTVTESRMAIAMAREGGIGVIHKNMSITRQALEVDRVKRSEHGIITDPIFLSPESPVKEAHELMERYHISGVPITVEGKLVGILTNRDLRFESDMDRRCGEIMTKEGLITASVGTTLEAAKEILMRHKVEKLPIVDEQNNLKGLITIKDIKKAKEYPNSAKDPKGRLRVAAAVGVASDTMERVAALVKSKVDIIVVDTAHGHSNLVVQTVKKIRDAYPDLNIIAGNVATAQATKDLIEAGANAIKVGIGPGSICTTRVVAGVGVPQITAIYDCAQEAQKYGIPVIADGGIKFSGDVTKAIAAGASVVMLGSVLAGTEESPGEKEIFQGRSYKVYRGMGSLGAMKEGSGDRYFQEQAKKMVPEGVEGRVPFKGSLADTVFQLIGGLKAGMGYCGCRDIEELKVKGQFIRITPAGLKESHPHGVNITKEAPNYSF, translated from the coding sequence ATGTACCCAGAAAAATTTGCTAAAGTTGGACTTACCTTTGATGACGTGTTGCTTGTTCCGGCAGCTTCCGAAGTGTTACCCAGGCTGGTAGATACATCGACCTATCTCACCGGAGATATTCAATTGAATATTCCCCTCATGAGCGCCGGTATGGATACAGTAACTGAGTCCAGGATGGCCATCGCCATGGCCCGGGAAGGCGGCATTGGAGTTATTCATAAAAATATGTCCATTACCCGGCAGGCCCTGGAAGTAGACCGGGTAAAACGTTCCGAACACGGTATTATTACCGACCCAATTTTTTTATCCCCGGAAAGTCCCGTTAAAGAAGCCCATGAATTGATGGAAAGATACCATATTTCCGGAGTACCGATTACGGTTGAAGGAAAATTGGTGGGCATTCTTACCAACCGGGACTTGCGTTTTGAGTCGGACATGGACCGCCGCTGCGGCGAAATCATGACCAAAGAGGGCTTAATTACCGCTTCTGTGGGGACAACCCTGGAAGCCGCCAAAGAGATTTTGATGAGACATAAAGTGGAAAAACTGCCCATTGTTGATGAACAGAATAATTTAAAGGGTTTAATCACCATTAAAGATATAAAAAAGGCCAAAGAATATCCCAATTCCGCTAAAGATCCCAAGGGCCGCTTACGGGTGGCTGCAGCGGTTGGCGTTGCTTCGGACACCATGGAAAGGGTGGCGGCTTTGGTTAAGTCCAAAGTGGATATCATTGTGGTGGATACCGCCCACGGACATTCCAATCTGGTTGTGCAAACCGTTAAAAAAATCCGGGACGCCTATCCGGATCTAAACATCATCGCCGGCAATGTAGCCACCGCGCAAGCCACCAAGGATTTAATTGAAGCCGGAGCCAATGCCATTAAGGTGGGGATTGGACCTGGTTCTATTTGTACCACCAGGGTGGTGGCGGGGGTTGGCGTTCCCCAAATTACAGCCATCTATGATTGTGCCCAGGAAGCGCAAAAATACGGGATTCCGGTCATTGCGGACGGTGGCATTAAGTTTTCCGGTGACGTAACCAAAGCCATTGCCGCCGGAGCCAGTGTGGTTATGCTGGGAAGCGTTCTGGCCGGCACCGAAGAAAGCCCTGGGGAAAAGGAAATATTCCAGGGACGCAGTTATAAGGTTTACAGGGGCATGGGTTCCCTGGGAGCCATGAAGGAAGGAAGCGGCGACCGTTATTTTCAAGAACAGGCCAAGAAAATGGTGCCGGAAGGAGTTGAAGGCCGGGTTCCTTTTAAAGGATCTCTGGCGGATACCGTCTTTCAATTGATCGGTGGATTGAAAGCCGGCATGGGGTACTGCGGATGCCGGGATATTGAAGAACTGAAAGTAAAAGGACAATTCATTCGCATTACACCTGCGGGTCTTAAGGAAAGTCATCCTCATGGTGTTAATATTACAAAAGAGGCTCCCAACTATAGTTTTTAA
- a CDS encoding GNAT family N-acetyltransferase: MSIAFNSESKDPKVRPENGVLKTPYGMIHLEGPCTCEYISRLKMDGGLRNFRPPARQQEALMLISNLPEGKVFIARVQENIIGYVTFHYPDEYSRWSKHPYVLELGAVEVSPEWRQYKIAHYLLLEAFSNNFVENHIIITIEFCWHWDIKNSGLTLMNYQKMLTRLFSTVGLHKRSTDDPDITEHPANAMMVRFGKNVPKEALQRFEELTFLNKGQ; the protein is encoded by the coding sequence TTGAGCATTGCCTTTAATTCAGAATCCAAAGATCCAAAGGTTAGACCGGAAAACGGTGTGCTCAAAACCCCCTATGGTATGATCCATTTGGAAGGTCCCTGTACCTGTGAATACATTTCCCGTTTAAAAATGGATGGCGGTCTTCGTAATTTCCGCCCTCCGGCCCGGCAGCAGGAAGCGCTCATGTTAATATCCAATCTGCCCGAAGGAAAAGTTTTTATTGCCAGGGTACAGGAAAACATTATTGGGTATGTCACTTTTCACTATCCGGATGAATACAGCCGTTGGAGCAAGCATCCCTACGTTTTGGAATTAGGGGCGGTAGAGGTCAGTCCTGAGTGGCGCCAGTATAAAATTGCCCATTACCTGCTCCTGGAAGCCTTTTCCAACAACTTTGTAGAAAACCACATTATTATTACCATTGAGTTTTGCTGGCACTGGGATATAAAAAATAGTGGGTTAACCCTAATGAATTATCAAAAAATGTTAACCAGGTTATTTTCCACCGTGGGCCTGCACAAAAGATCCACCGACGACCCGGATATCACCGAGCACCCGGCCAATGCCATGATGGTCCGGTTTGGTAAAAATGTACCCAAAGAAGCCCTGCAACGCTTTGAAGAATTAACTTTCTTAAATAAGGGGCAATAA
- a CDS encoding phage-shock protein, with protein sequence MTAKLNSLTDVLKKTLFFFDGLSVEEITPYVQKKMLQDYHPEKVGERVTLCLKQHTCFYSDENGKWRLKLQGYPENDYFYAMLIKRQQPIGLRQVVSNPVAKKKRIRKLAEEAALMPDGRFIQLDNGNWGLTEWNVEAEQYSLKHLVIKALKLHQGGMSSQQVFELVSEWRNTSRAAVLQVLNKFPYFENMSQDVWTYNPQSHRLYDDLIKRYLKMLNKQKKQWQQERNKWMQKNEHLSAQLQEIGSAQREAAAALAQRAAVVEQYNQLATQLSEKDLLLNLRKKEILRYRHELERTENKANSILYQCRLWVRKANEAENEAMRLKQSGEKNQNNLEGMFTKLQQYKERDRENKARLAELKERYSTRVAELQTEIVELKQKLEKYQHMASLEERRLQQDIQTLSNDLKEALEGGENLQKTLRLTQEELSRVQAEKQEVESRLNRPLVKLVNKVSHLFGW encoded by the coding sequence GTGACGGCCAAATTAAATTCTTTAACCGATGTGCTAAAGAAAACACTTTTCTTTTTTGATGGACTATCCGTTGAAGAGATAACCCCATATGTTCAGAAAAAGATGCTGCAGGACTATCATCCGGAAAAGGTCGGAGAAAGGGTAACCCTTTGCCTGAAGCAGCATACCTGTTTTTATTCAGATGAAAATGGAAAATGGCGATTAAAACTGCAGGGTTATCCGGAAAATGATTATTTTTACGCCATGCTGATTAAGCGTCAGCAGCCCATCGGCCTGCGTCAAGTGGTAAGCAACCCGGTGGCTAAGAAAAAAAGAATTCGCAAATTGGCTGAAGAAGCGGCTTTAATGCCCGACGGCCGATTTATCCAACTGGATAACGGAAATTGGGGATTAACGGAATGGAATGTTGAAGCAGAACAGTATTCCTTAAAACATTTGGTCATAAAAGCTTTAAAGCTTCATCAGGGTGGCATGTCCAGCCAGCAGGTCTTTGAACTGGTCAGCGAGTGGAGGAACACCAGCAGAGCGGCGGTATTGCAAGTTCTAAACAAATTCCCCTATTTTGAAAATATGAGTCAGGATGTTTGGACCTATAATCCTCAATCTCATCGTTTGTATGACGATTTGATTAAACGGTATTTAAAAATGCTGAACAAACAAAAGAAACAATGGCAGCAGGAACGGAACAAATGGATGCAAAAGAATGAGCATTTATCCGCCCAACTGCAGGAAATTGGCTCGGCCCAGCGAGAAGCGGCGGCAGCACTGGCCCAGCGGGCTGCGGTGGTGGAGCAATATAATCAACTGGCTACCCAGTTGTCCGAAAAGGATTTGCTCCTAAATCTACGGAAAAAAGAAATCTTACGCTACCGTCATGAATTGGAAAGAACGGAAAATAAGGCCAACAGTATTCTTTATCAGTGCCGGCTGTGGGTACGGAAGGCCAATGAGGCCGAAAATGAAGCAATGCGTTTAAAGCAGTCCGGAGAAAAAAATCAAAACAATTTGGAGGGAATGTTTACAAAATTACAGCAGTATAAAGAGCGGGACCGGGAAAATAAAGCCCGTCTGGCGGAATTAAAGGAACGCTACAGCACCAGGGTGGCCGAACTGCAAACAGAAATCGTTGAATTAAAGCAAAAGCTGGAGAAATATCAGCACATGGCAAGCCTGGAAGAGAGGCGTCTACAGCAGGACATCCAGACTTTGAGCAATGATTTAAAGGAGGCCCTGGAAGGCGGAGAAAATCTGCAAAAAACTCTTCGTTTAACCCAGGAAGAGCTGAGCCGGGTTCAAGCGGAAAAACAGGAAGTGGAATCGAGATTAAATCGTCCCCTGGTAAAGCTGGTGAACAAAGTCAGCCATTTATTTGGCTGGTAG
- a CDS encoding AAA family ATPase, with amino-acid sequence MKTVVIHSIHPREGKTKIAKELAGFVQLQGRQVILADLDFIADPHRRALGLPSKPNLEDLLQEITKQSDTKPFFDIQFSKEQLEEFFLNHQSGLKVLSSENSKKLANDEDIAQKLRTTVRNLKKMPYDLLILDTDSSNRDYNQVVLQEADLVLIVMDNFRYNVKDLVHYLRDLNDMGYDTDHFRIVLNKIPNPLQIPVEELEKESGLKVMGIIPVLSGSISPSYDTQTEDIHLIVSQPEKNPSFVQAIGSVVDELGILS; translated from the coding sequence ATGAAAACCGTTGTTATACACAGCATTCATCCCAGAGAAGGTAAGACTAAGATCGCCAAAGAACTGGCTGGCTTTGTTCAATTGCAAGGCCGTCAGGTAATACTGGCGGACCTGGATTTTATTGCCGATCCGCACCGGCGTGCTCTGGGACTGCCAAGCAAACCTAACCTGGAAGATCTTTTGCAAGAGATTACCAAACAGTCAGATACTAAACCTTTTTTTGATATTCAATTTTCTAAAGAACAACTGGAAGAATTCTTTTTGAACCATCAAAGCGGCCTTAAAGTGCTTTCCAGTGAAAACTCAAAAAAGCTTGCCAATGATGAGGATATTGCCCAGAAGTTAAGAACCACCGTAAGAAATCTAAAAAAGATGCCCTATGATTTGCTTATCCTGGATACTGACAGCAGCAACCGGGACTACAATCAGGTTGTTCTCCAAGAGGCGGATCTGGTCTTAATTGTAATGGATAATTTCAGATATAATGTTAAGGATCTGGTTCATTATCTACGGGATCTAAATGACATGGGTTACGACACCGATCATTTTAGAATTGTGCTTAATAAAATACCGAACCCGCTTCAAATTCCGGTGGAAGAATTGGAAAAAGAATCGGGACTAAAGGTGATGGGCATTATTCCTGTCTTATCAGGATCTATTTCACCCTCTTATGATACACAAACGGAGGATATTCATCTGATCGTTTCCCAACCCGAGAAAAATCCGTCCTTTGTTCAAGCCATCGGGAGTGTGGTAGATGAACTAGGTATACTATCCTGA
- a CDS encoding NUDIX hydrolase, with the protein MEQEFKEKTLSSKMIYQGKILNLRVDQVLLPNNKEGTREVVEFSGAVAIVAITEDKKVLLVSQYRYPVGEVLLEIPAGKMDSQESPEACARRELKEETGYSAALMQKIAEFYTTPGFTTELMHVYLARDLTGGEQSPDEDEFVRVESFTLEEAIQMILHGKIRDGKSITGLLAAYYLLK; encoded by the coding sequence ATGGAACAGGAATTTAAAGAAAAGACTCTATCCAGTAAAATGATTTATCAGGGAAAAATATTAAACTTGAGAGTGGACCAGGTGCTGCTTCCCAACAACAAAGAAGGAACCCGGGAGGTAGTGGAGTTTTCCGGGGCAGTGGCGATTGTTGCCATCACAGAGGATAAAAAGGTGCTGCTGGTGAGCCAGTATCGTTACCCGGTAGGAGAAGTTTTATTGGAAATCCCGGCGGGTAAAATGGACAGTCAGGAAAGTCCTGAAGCATGCGCCCGCAGGGAATTAAAGGAGGAGACCGGTTACTCTGCAGCCTTGATGCAAAAAATAGCGGAATTTTATACCACTCCGGGATTTACCACCGAGTTAATGCATGTTTATTTAGCCCGGGACTTGACCGGCGGCGAGCAGAGTCCCGACGAAGATGAGTTTGTCAGAGTTGAATCTTTTACCCTGGAAGAGGCGATCCAGATGATTTTGCACGGAAAGATCCGGGATGGCAAATCCATTACCGGGTTGTTGGCAGCCTATTACTTATTAAAATAG
- the minC gene encoding septum site-determining protein MinC, which produces MNEVVSIKGTRHGLLIFFDPQKDFDDIRSNLHQKMKAARGFFQGAEFAFYQEPAAQEHRKELENICQQYGLIYQPDIRVKITTPKESSPPAASQQPPLESAHQSAGKVNSEKGDTLLVKRGLRSGQRIHYPGHVLVLGDIHPGSEVVAYGNVMVMGNCRGVVHAGAAGDLSARVIAHRLSPSQLRIGSSIACAPSEAQQETFYPEVAYLSKEGQIIVAAYNSSRPLGKN; this is translated from the coding sequence ATGAATGAAGTTGTCAGTATTAAAGGGACCCGGCATGGTCTGTTAATATTTTTTGATCCACAAAAGGACTTTGACGATATACGCTCCAATCTTCATCAAAAAATGAAAGCCGCCAGGGGGTTCTTTCAGGGGGCTGAGTTTGCTTTTTACCAGGAACCGGCAGCCCAAGAGCACAGAAAAGAACTTGAAAATATTTGTCAGCAATATGGCTTGATTTACCAGCCCGATATCCGGGTTAAGATCACAACCCCAAAGGAAAGCAGCCCCCCGGCTGCTTCTCAACAGCCCCCGCTGGAGAGCGCTCATCAGTCTGCCGGGAAGGTTAACAGCGAAAAAGGAGACACGTTATTAGTCAAAAGGGGACTCCGTTCAGGACAGCGAATTCATTATCCCGGTCACGTGCTGGTACTGGGGGATATCCATCCGGGCTCTGAAGTGGTAGCCTATGGCAATGTCATGGTCATGGGCAATTGCCGGGGAGTGGTTCATGCCGGGGCAGCCGGGGATCTCAGTGCCCGGGTTATTGCCCACCGCTTATCGCCCTCTCAGCTAAGAATCGGCTCTTCCATTGCCTGTGCTCCTTCGGAAGCCCAGCAGGAGACTTTCTATCCTGAAGTGGCTTACCTTTCCAAAGAAGGCCAGATTATTGTAGCAGCCTATAACAGCAGCAGGCCTTTGGGTAAAAACTAA
- a CDS encoding IS110 family transposase: MGDDSLIYVGIDVASRKHDCCILNRDGSALFENFTFTNDRNGFETLISNIVSLKSASGSLNVKIGLESTGHFSTNLTNFLIGQGFEVTTFNPLHVNLYRKAQTLRKTKTDKSDARFLAAMLFSDDTKPYSPASYHISELKALTRHRFRLLSIRSKLKTSYNRQLTILFPASYGRLVHPSEFLSCPPQPVPLRSGHRPMSFDSPYEPPCRSLTRKVWQREGDPDS; this comes from the coding sequence ATGGGAGATGATTCTTTGATCTACGTGGGTATCGATGTAGCGTCCCGGAAACACGACTGCTGCATCCTGAATCGCGATGGCTCCGCCCTCTTTGAAAACTTCACCTTTACCAATGACCGCAACGGTTTTGAGACGCTGATAAGCAACATCGTTTCCTTAAAATCGGCTTCCGGATCTCTAAACGTAAAAATAGGGCTGGAATCCACCGGCCATTTCAGCACGAATCTCACAAACTTTCTCATTGGACAGGGGTTTGAAGTCACTACCTTCAATCCCCTCCATGTCAATCTATACCGTAAGGCACAGACTCTGAGAAAAACCAAGACCGACAAGTCGGATGCAAGATTCCTGGCTGCCATGCTCTTCTCCGATGACACCAAGCCCTATTCTCCCGCATCATATCATATCTCCGAGCTGAAAGCACTAACCCGGCACCGGTTTCGTCTGCTTTCTATACGCTCTAAACTGAAAACGTCCTATAACCGGCAGCTTACGATCCTCTTTCCGGCTTCATACGGCCGTCTGGTCCATCCATCAGAATTCTTGTCTTGCCCTCCTCAGCCAGTTCCCCTCCGCTCAGGCCATCGCCCAATGTCATTTGACTCGCCTTACGAGCCTCCTTGCAGAAGCCTCACAAGGAAGGTATGGCAGAGAGAAGGCGATCCAGATTCGTGA